The genome window CATGACAATATTTGGCTTCAATAATATTTTTATAAATATCAGAAGAAAATTCATATTTTAAAGTTTTATTCATAGCCTGCTTCTTTTAAAAAAATTCCTTCCGAGCAGTTTAGTATTTAAATTGCTCAAATTTATTTTAGATTAAATTATTAAATTTTGAAACTTTAAATTACTGGAGTCGTTTTACCTTTTTCATCGATAGCAACCATTGTAAAAATACCACTAACTGCAACTTCCCTTTTATTTGTATACATTTGTTCAACATAAATTTTAACTTCAACTTTTACACTTTTTGTTCCAACATAAGTAACAATTCCATAAATATCAGCAAAAGTTCCAGCTGGTATTGGTTTTTGAAAATCAGTTTTATCTAAAGAAACAGTAACCATTTTTTTTCTTGAAAAACGAGTTGCAGTGATAAAAGCAACTTCATCCATCCAGTTTAATGCAGTTCCTCCAAATAAAGTATTATAATGATTAGTTGTGTCGGGAAATACGCATTTTATCATCCTTGTTTCTGAAAAATGTATTCTTTCTTGAATGTCATCAGAATAATTCATGTGTTACCTCTTGCTCGAGAGAAAATAAAAATAGGTATTCGGACTTTCATTTATTTTGATTACCGTTGCGGCACAGTGTTGGATTTTCACCAAGCTTCCCCTATTTGGAAAAGATACTCAC of Pigmentibacter sp. JX0631 contains these proteins:
- a CDS encoding acyl-CoA thioesterase; the protein is MNYSDDIQERIHFSETRMIKCVFPDTTNHYNTLFGGTALNWMDEVAFITATRFSRKKMVTVSLDKTDFQKPIPAGTFADIYGIVTYVGTKSVKVEVKIYVEQMYTNKREVAVSGIFTMVAIDEKGKTTPVI